The genomic stretch GCCCCCCCCTGGGCTGTTTACAAGTTCTCCTCTTACAGCCCGGCGCCGCGAGGGGCCCGTGCTGGGGGAGCCGGGCTGTGCTGTCCCcagggggtgtccccagggggtgtccccagggggtgCCGGCACCCGCAGCACCAGGAGCCTCCTGCTGAGCACCGCGCCCGTCcgccctgtcccagctccgcTTCGAGGGCCAAGCAGGGCGGCCAGAAAGGGCCGGTGACCTTCACGTGGGACAAGGGGAGCGAGGGGAGCCTGGCAGCTCACGGGGCAGCCGCTGTGGGCACTCAGCTGAAGTGGAAACGGGGGAAAATCTCACAAATTCTGCTCACGCGGGGCGCAGGGCGGCGATAGCAGCACGCAGGGGCAGAGCGGGGTCCATAGGGCTGCCACGGcccgctcctcctgccccaaaaaGCTGTTTGGCTTCCAGATTGTGCCCTGCTGGTGTATACCGGGCAGCCACAGCACGGCCACGCTGCGTGCCCCGGGTTTGGGCAGGACGTGaggctgtccctgtcccccgCAGGACACGCACACGTCGCTGCCGCCGCTGCACAGGGAATCGCCGCCGAGCCGGCCGCGGGGACAATGAAGCTGCTGGAGAACTCAAGTTTCGAAGCAATAAACTCCCAGCTGACGGTGGAGACCGGAGACGCCCACATCATCGGCAGGTGGGTGCCCTCCTGGAGCCGTGCTCCTcgccccagcaccctgcagccctcggggacagcggggacagcGGCTGCGTGCGCCCCGCCAGGCCTGGGTGCGGCGGGgcgagggctgggagctggagctCAAAGTCTGGCTCTCCAGCAGTCGTTGTGAGGCCAGGTACTATGGAATGAGGAACAATTTGGTGTTTTTGTAGAGAAGAGCTccccggcagcagcagggccctcaGAATGTGCCCTCACCCCAAGGTTTCTGCCCCTTCCCCGAGGGGACCCCGCACGGCTCCGCTCAGCCCCtggtgcagggctgtggggagcttCTGGGGGGGTCACCCGGCAGCCCGAGGGGCTTGAAAGTCTGGAAGAAATTCATTTGGAGCTCTCATTTCATGCTGATAACGCCGTCTGGCCTTCCCTGGCCTCGCTGGGGTGTcgtgggctgggtgctggggacccctTTTTGTGTCCTCGGGCTGAAGCTGGGCGCTGGGACCCACCAGCACTTTTTGACTTCCCTCGAGGGCTCCTTGGGGCttctctgctccccagccactcAGTAGCAtcagggcagggggcagcgaGAGCTCCTTTTGGGGGGCAGGCTGCCACAGAGCCAGATCTCAGCCAGCCAGGGGCATTTCTGGTCCTGGCTGTGGGGTCCTGGCTGCGGGGCCCCTCCTCGggctccccccagctcccctttTCGTGGTGCCGTGCTTTGGGCAGGCACCGCAGCGACGGGCACGATTTCTGCCTCCCTTCTGGGAGCTGCCCCTGCCACTTGTGGGGATTTAAGCACCCCGTCCCCGTGCTCACCGCTCACCTCGGGGCCTCTGTGGGACCgtagctgctgctgccaccggTCCCGGTGCCGCGGGGGTCCCCTCACGCCTGGCGCGGTGTCCCCACAGGATCGAGAGCTACTCCTGCAAGATGGCTGGGGACGACAAGCACATGTTCAAGCAGTTCTGCCAGGAGGGGCAGCCCCACGTGCTGGAGGCGCTGTCGCCCCCGCAGACCACGGGGATCAGCCCCAGCAGGTACGGTGGGACCGCGGCGGGGTTCGTGCGCCGTGCCGGTGACGCTCCTGACCCCACTCCTGCGTCCCCTCAGGCTCAGCAAAAGTCAGAGCGGGGACGAGGAGGGGCCCCTGAGCGACAAGTGCAGCCGCAAGACCCTCTTCTACCTGATCGCCACGCTCAACGAGTCCTTCCGCCCCGACTACGACTTCAGCGCCGCCAAGAGCCACGAGTTCAGCCGGGAGCCCAGCCTCAACTGGGTGCGTGGGCAGAGCCGCGGGGGCGGCGCGGAGCTTtggggggctgcggcgggggcgTGGGGAGGGCGGGCAGCGGCTCCACTGCTGCTCTGACGGCCCCGCTCCGTGCTAGGTGGTGAACGCTGTCAACTGCAGCCTCTTCTCTGCGGTCCGGGAGGATTTCAACGCGCTGAAGCCGCACCTGTGGGATGCTGTGGATGAGGAGATTTGCCTGTCCGAGTGTGACATCTACAGGTAACGGGtgccctcaccctgctgcttgGGTCGTGGCCCCTCCCTGCTCGCTGTGCCCCACAGAGAAGTGGTTATTTGTCACTAAAAGGTGACGTTTGGGTGTGCCCACCCGTGGGTAAGGACCAGAGCGGGGCGCACCGTTGTTCTCTGGCTCCCTGCtctgtgggagctgctgctgccgtcCCCATCCTGCGCCTTGGGAATGGGCCCGgctgccccccagctgccccccagctgccccccagtTTCCTTCCAAAAACTGCCCAGAGGCAGCCCCTGT from Anas acuta chromosome 2 unlocalized genomic scaffold, bAnaAcu1.1 SUPER_2_unloc_1, whole genome shotgun sequence encodes the following:
- the MAF1 gene encoding repressor of RNA polymerase III transcription MAF1 homolog — protein: MKLLENSSFEAINSQLTVETGDAHIIGRIESYSCKMAGDDKHMFKQFCQEGQPHVLEALSPPQTTGISPSRLSKSQSGDEEGPLSDKCSRKTLFYLIATLNESFRPDYDFSAAKSHEFSREPSLNWVVNAVNCSLFSAVREDFNALKPHLWDAVDEEICLSECDIYSYNPDLDSDPFGEDGSLWSFNYFFYNKRLKRIVFFTCRSISGYAYTRPEAGNELDMELGEEEEEDTEGSRDGHDAESGSIEEDRLQVICM